The sequence ATTGCAACACGAGTCACAGAATCCATCATCAAAACAACCTTTTTCCCTTGGTCGCGGAAATACTCCGCAATAGTTGTAGCGACTGAAGCGCCTTTTAGCCTTACAAGAGGGGGCATGTCTGACGTAGCACAAACGACCACGGATTTTTTGTAGCCTTCTTCGCCTAAATCTTTTTCAATAAATTCAAGGACTTCCCTGCCCCGCTCTCCAATCAGACCGATCACGATCACATCGGCTTCAATGTAACGGGCCATCATACCGAGCAGCGTACTTTTTCCGACACCACTTCCGGCAAATATCCCGATCCGCTGTCCTTCTCCGACAGTCAGTGTACCGTCGATAGCTCTAATGCCTGTAGGAATGACATCTTGAATTTTTTTACGTTTGAACGGATTTGGCGAACTTCTGTTGACGTCATAAAAAACGCCATCTACTTCTAGATTTTCATCCATTGGACGACCTAATCCATCCAATGTATTGCCCAGAAGTTTCTCGCTGATTTCAACTTTCAGCGTTTTATCTGTCGGACGGACCAGACAGCCTGGTCCAATACCTTCTAATTCATCCAATGGCATCAACAAGACTGTCTCATCCACAAAACCGACCACTTCACTCAGTGCAATTCTGTCCGATGATTTGATGTGAATTACACACACTTCGCCAACGAATGCATCTAATCCTTCTACTTTAATAATCAATCCCGTTACTTGACTGACTTTCCCCATCTTTAAGTAGTAATTTCTTTTATTCAGTTCGTTGTGGTAAGCCTCAAAAGGTAGTTCAAACACGTTTGTTTCACTCCATATCCTTCATCTGTTCCAACATCGCATCTATTTGTTTCCGGACTTGCAGATCCATGATTGCATGGGCGCTTTCAATCGTACAGCCGTTTTTATCCAATGTATTATCAGTCAACACCGCAAAACGGATTTCTGGATGTTCTTTTTCCAGCTCTTTAACTTTAGCTTTGACCAGCTCACTTTGTTCAGGGCGAATAGATAATGTAATCAACTGGCTTTTCCGTTTCAATCGGTGGATAACCGGTTTGATCAAGTCCATCACCTGTTCAGAAGAAGCATCGATCGTGGCATGAGTGATTGTTTCTGCCATATGCCCTGCTAAGTCCAATAAGGATCCCTTTTGTTCAATGTAATAGCGTTCGACAAACGCTTCGGCTTCCGCCAGCATCTGTTGAATAGTTTCTTTCATCTGAATGCTTTCTTCTTCCGCTTTTTGCGTGCCCTTGTCATATCCTGCGGCGTAGCCTTTTTGATAGCCTTTGGTTTGTCCTTCATTAAATCCTTGTTCTAAAGCCGCTGCTTTTATGTCTTCCGCTTCTTGTTGAGCTGCTGTCAGCAAAGCTTCTTTTTGTTCAAAAGCTTCTGCTAATTGAGCTTTAGCTATAGCGGCTTCTTTAGATTCAGCTGTTAACGGAGTTTCGTCTTCTGCCTCTTCCGGTTCAATAATCACCGGCGGAGCGGTTATCTTCGTTTGGATAAACGACTTCTGTTCTTCGGCAAACGCATGTTTTTGTTTTATGATTTTATGAGACGATAGCATCTTGTTCTCCTCTTCTCAAATAAACTTCGCCTTTCTCATCCAGCATACGGATGATAGAGACAATTCGTTGTTGAGCTTCTTCAACCGCAGATAAGCGCGAAGGTCCCATAAACTGAAGGTCTTCTTTGAGCGTATCGACTGCACGTGCAGATAGATTGGCAAAGATAAAGTCTTTAATGTCATCTGATACACCTTTAAGCGCCAATGCCAAGTCATCGTTATTGATTTCTCTAAGCACTTTTTGAACATCGCCTTTTTCGAGGGATGTAATGTCTTCAAAGGTGAACAAGCTGGATTTGATTTCTTCAGCCAATTCTGGTTGTTTTTCTTCCAACACACCGATAATATTTTTCTCTGTACTTCTGCCGACAGAATTAAGAATCTCAACCAGTGTTTTAACGCCACCAACTGCTTCCAAGTCATTTTCAATGTAATTTGAAAATTTATTCTCAATGACTTTTTCAATTTTCTCAATAATCGCTGGAGACGTATTCGTGATCGTTCCGATTCTTTCAGCAATCTCCGATTGAAGATTTAGCGGGAATTGCGACAAAATCAACGCCGCTTTATCTGGCTGCATATAGCATAAGATCAACGCTACCGTTTGAGGCTGCTCATTTAACAATAAGTTCGTCAACTGTTGAGGATCCGCTTTTCTAGCAATATTAAACGGCCGTTCGCGCAACTGAATCTGATTCAGCATATCGATCACTTCTTTTGCTCTTTGGGGACCGATTGCCATATTTAATAAGTTTTTTGCATAATCGATTCCGCCGTCGATCATATATTCTCTGGCCTGCGACAATTCGATAAACTCATTAACAATAGCATCCCGTTCTTCAGGTCTTACATAATCAATATTGGCAATTTCATAACTTACTTTCTGAATATAGTTATCAGGCAGTGTTTTCATGATTTTTGCTGATGTTTCAGAACCTAAAGAGATCAACAATATTGCAGCTTTTTTTATTCCATCCATTTCCTGCATATTATTCACCTACTCATCCTTCATCCATATTTTTATTAAATCTGCTGAAGCTTCGGGGTTTTCTTTTGCGTATGTTCTGGCTGCCGTTTCTTTAGCCGACATTGCTTGATTCAACTCTTCCGTTAATTCTGCAGTTTCTTTTTGTTTTTGTTCTCTGTTAGCTTTTCTCTTCATCGCTTCTAATTCGCTTTTCAGTTCATTTGCTGCTGTATCAGAGGGTGCTTCTTCATAGAAATCCAATTCATCGTCTTCTGCTCTGTTTGGTTTTCTCCATATAATACGCAGCAATACGATCAACAGAATCAAGACTCCTAACCCACCAGCAAGATACGGCCAGTCTCTCATCAATGTTTCTTTAATTGATTCGCCGATTTCTGCTTGCGGAGTCGTTGGTTCGATTTCTTCCGGTTCTTTGGCAAAAGTCATTCCTTGAACCGTTACCGTATCATCTCGTTCTTCACTAAAACCGATCGTCGCTTTTACGATCTCATCAACTTGTTCTTCTTCAGCATTGCTTAATTGTTTGTCTAAGATGATTGAAGTCGTCAAACGATTGATGGATCCGGGCGCCTTGACTGTACTGGTTGTTTCTGTATCTAATTCATAATTGGCTGTCCGGTCATAAGTCGAACTCGTGCCGCCTTCGCCTTCAATAACTTCGTTAATGGCGTTGTCGGTACCTGTTCCTTCAGCAACATCGATCGTACCGCCGCTTGCCGAAACCGTTTCGCTCCTGAGAACCGGTTCATCTGAATAGTTCACATTCTCACTTTGTATCGAGTCAAAATTCATATCCGCATTTACGGCAACAGTCAGTTTTTCTATCCCAAAAATCGGACCTAATGTACTGACCAATTTCTTTTCTAATTCTTGCTCGTAACGATCCTTGATCGCTTGGTATTTGCTGACCATATCGGTAGCATTTATACTGTTGTCGTCTTCTAAAGCAGCGCTTAGCAAATTGCCTTTTGTATCAACAATTTTAATGTTTTCTTTAGGCAGATCGTCTACCGCTCCAGCAATTAGGGAAGCTATTCCTTGTACCGCTGAGTCTTCCGGAATCTGACCGTTAGTTGTTGTCAGTACGACAGACGCTGAAGCTTTTGATCGATCTTCTTGACTAGTGAAGACACTGTCTT is a genomic window of Carnobacterium sp. CP1 containing:
- the fliI gene encoding flagellar protein export ATPase FliI: MGKVSQVTGLIIKVEGLDAFVGEVCVIHIKSSDRIALSEVVGFVDETVLLMPLDELEGIGPGCLVRPTDKTLKVEISEKLLGNTLDGLGRPMDENLEVDGVFYDVNRSSPNPFKRKKIQDVIPTGIRAIDGTLTVGEGQRIGIFAGSGVGKSTLLGMMARYIEADVIVIGLIGERGREVLEFIEKDLGEEGYKKSVVVCATSDMPPLVRLKGASVATTIAEYFRDQGKKVVLMMDSVTRVAMAQREIGLATGEPPTTKGYTPSVFTTLPKLLERSGMSETGSITAFYTVLVEGDDMNEPIADSVRGILDGHIILSRKISSENHYPAIDIQNSISRLMKDITTEKHYLTAGKLKENMSIYADSKDLIDVGAYRKGSNPLVDRAVQLNTPIKNFLKQNVNERVAFDDVVTTLDTLFKTQQVGNQPMG
- the fliF gene encoding flagellar basal-body MS-ring/collar protein FliF, which codes for MESVKNMWNGIKEGWKNLGKPKQLGLSAIVIIIVAIVMGLTYYTQKVEYATLFSNLEESDAGTIVNDLKTKKIAYKLEDNGTTILVEQDQVDTYRIDLAVNDMLPQNSVGFEIFDATSMMATDEDRKIMYQRAITGELERSISALDSIKSAKVLLSMPEDSVFTSQEDRSKASASVVLTTTNGQIPEDSAVQGIASLIAGAVDDLPKENIKIVDTKGNLLSAALEDDNSINATDMVSKYQAIKDRYEQELEKKLVSTLGPIFGIEKLTVAVNADMNFDSIQSENVNYSDEPVLRSETVSASGGTIDVAEGTGTDNAINEVIEGEGGTSSTYDRTANYELDTETTSTVKAPGSINRLTTSIILDKQLSNAEEEQVDEIVKATIGFSEERDDTVTVQGMTFAKEPEEIEPTTPQAEIGESIKETLMRDWPYLAGGLGVLILLIVLLRIIWRKPNRAEDDELDFYEEAPSDTAANELKSELEAMKRKANREQKQKETAELTEELNQAMSAKETAARTYAKENPEASADLIKIWMKDE
- the fliG gene encoding flagellar motor switch protein FliG: MQEMDGIKKAAILLISLGSETSAKIMKTLPDNYIQKVSYEIANIDYVRPEERDAIVNEFIELSQAREYMIDGGIDYAKNLLNMAIGPQRAKEVIDMLNQIQLRERPFNIARKADPQQLTNLLLNEQPQTVALILCYMQPDKAALILSQFPLNLQSEIAERIGTITNTSPAIIEKIEKVIENKFSNYIENDLEAVGGVKTLVEILNSVGRSTEKNIIGVLEEKQPELAEEIKSSLFTFEDITSLEKGDVQKVLREINNDDLALALKGVSDDIKDFIFANLSARAVDTLKEDLQFMGPSRLSAVEEAQQRIVSIIRMLDEKGEVYLRRGEQDAIVS
- a CDS encoding FliH/SctL family protein; the protein is MLSSHKIIKQKHAFAEEQKSFIQTKITAPPVIIEPEEAEDETPLTAESKEAAIAKAQLAEAFEQKEALLTAAQQEAEDIKAAALEQGFNEGQTKGYQKGYAAGYDKGTQKAEEESIQMKETIQQMLAEAEAFVERYYIEQKGSLLDLAGHMAETITHATIDASSEQVMDLIKPVIHRLKRKSQLITLSIRPEQSELVKAKVKELEKEHPEIRFAVLTDNTLDKNGCTIESAHAIMDLQVRKQIDAMLEQMKDME